The Colletotrichum destructivum chromosome 7, complete sequence genome contains the following window.
GTCACGACGGAGCCACACAAGCTTCCCTCGGCGTCATGAGCGAGGAGCCGAGGCCAACTTTGACTTAATTTGGTACTTGTAATGATGGCCCCCTTCGCGGAAGCTCCGTGGGGATATTGGGGAAGACACCATTTCCCGCGACGGCCTTGCGAATGTCGGGGTGTTTTTCACgcgaggggaagaggagacaATGGATTCATGTCAGCAAGGAAACAAGGGCATTGATTTCGGACCGAATTGGTTTATAGAAGTTGACGGTGGGATATGATACctgagagagagtgagtgagagagaaagagatggTCGAGGATGCCTGGAGTCATTTCGCCAAGGTAGTCCGACGAGTCGAATTCAAATTCTTGACAAACAATCTGCCTCCCTGCGCTACCTACCGTGGTGATGATTTCCTTGTGTAGGTGCTCGGCATTCTTAGGCCAGATTTTGACTGGTATGAGATGGCTTGGGCGTCTTGCCGATGTGAAAATGAAGAGGTAGTGTAATTTCGCTGTGTGTTTGGAGTTAAGGAGCGTCGACGGGGCCCATTTCGCCCGTGTTAAATGGTCGCACAGATACACACATGGAGGATTTGGCATCTGATTCaaagaggagaggggggccGGTGTGCCCAGGGTCAAGTTCCCACGCTCTGCCTTATCCGGACCTAATTTCCACCTctgcgccgcgccgctgTTTCCCCCAAGAAGCAAAGTCCACCCACCAGCACGGCACGATTGAAGCCGAGGCGACGGGAAAATCCCACGACAGGGCCGGCTGCTAGCTGCACTTgcctgcgccgcggcggcctgAACAGACACCTTGAGCGATATATCATCCGGGCGTGCTCTGGCGGGGTTTCCTGATGCCATTCCGTAACTCAACAACGAATGTTGGGCAGTAATAGCGTGCGGGCGAAAAGTACCGTGCAGTCGCCATCTCGAGGGGGCCAAGCCGGGGTTAATCAAACTTGCTGGGTCAAGGCCGTAGGCTAGGCGATGCCCTCCCTCCGCCCTGCGGCATAATGTCTCTGGCATGCAGGCGATCCAACAGGCATAAGCAATGGCGGTCTTGGTCCTCGCCCGGCCTGTGTGGCTTCTTCATTTGACTTGTCCGAGTCTATTGAAGTATTACCGCCATCGAATGAAGGCAGACAAGCAGACGGCTGGCTTGTTGCCCGGATTTCTCGTCGCTCGCCTGGGCTCTGTCATGTTGCTTCAGCGATATGGGTTCACGAAAAGATGCTGGTGCCGCTCGTGCCGTCCAACAGCAACCACAAAATGTCCAAAATATCCAAAATATCCACatgccccccttccccccgaCAGCTGGCAGCGGCGACTCAACGGGGACAGGCAGGTTGCCCCAGCAGTGATTTGCCCCAGGGGGCCCTTGTTGCCCGTATTGGTGAAGGTCGGTGAGAAAGGGGGAAACGGTGGGAGGCCGGCTATCTACCACCTGAAGGCTAACGGGCGTGCATTCGCTCGGAAAGAGGAGGCAGGATCGTGAGGAAATACGGATACTCAAAAAGGGCACGAAGCGAGGTGGCTCCTCATCTCCTGCTGCCTCGGCCGGTTGGGTTCGGAAGCCTGTCGCGTGGGAATTACTTAGCCAGGTTATTTGGAAAACAATCTTAGggggcttcctcggcgatgtcCGATCGGACTCGAGTGGCCcgaaagggagggaggagccATCGGTATCGGAGGTGGAAGGAGCCCACCCGTCTCCGTGCCCGATGAACGCTCCGGAGGGAAGGGTAGAGTTACACGGCGTGGTGGGGCCAGTCTTCTGCCGAGCCGTGCAGGCATGTGCACCCTGTACCGGGAATGCAGGTCTTGGGGGAAAAGGGATATGCAGGTACAGACATGGCGCGTGATGATGACTATGACGatggtggtgtgtgtgtgtgtgtggccaACAGGCCGGGCCCCGGTGGCAAAATACTTACTCGTGAGGGACCGGCAATCACTTCGCTGGCTTCCGCTGAAATCGTTCGGCCCTGCCGCGCAGATCGTCCCGTTGGAGATACCCGTACTGCCGCTGCCATTGAGGCCTGCTGAGGAACGAGGAAACAGCCGGGGCGGACGTCATGGCCGGCGATCACGGCGCTGGTTCCATCATGTTGGGCTGCGTTGTAACCGCAAGCTTCCCACAGCCGAtgagggaggaggtggggttctgtttctttctttctcttcttcttcttatatGCCCCGATGAATGTCTATGTCTGTGCCTAACATTGTTaaagagcagcagcacgtTTATGCTGCTTTTCCGAAGGGGACACTTTCGATACGGGTGATTTACCATGATCAGGTCCACCGCAAATGAGCATGGGGAAGGCACGAGCCCTTTGTGCTTCCCCCGTCCAGATCCCAGACTTGAAGTTACACAATAGACGTCAAAGAAGGTTTCGGCTTCGGCATCTTCCAGACGGACGATGCGGGATCTGGCGGATTGCACTCTACTGAAATGGGCCTGCCGCACATCGTCGTTTGCGCAATTGCCCAAGCAAAATCTTAAAAAAGAAGAATGAAAAAAACTCCCGTCTGATTGGGTGGGTTCCCTCGCGATTGGAAAGATGACATCCGGGCAGCCACCTGCCAAACTCATCCTGGGGCGGAACGCGGAATTAAAGGACGGCATTCGGAAAAGTGGCATGGCGAAAAGAAGACGGTGTACGAATGCACGGCCATTTCTCCAATTGTTTCGAGGTCTTTTCGTGACTCGACGAGATAAGTCCGGCCACGTCGGGCAAAGGCAGGCCATGCCAGGCCAGCTGTATTCCGGGCGCCGGAAGGGATCCTGGAACACCTCACAGAGTACATGGGTTGGTAAGGTGCTTGaaggtacctacccacctacctaggtaaggtaggtacctaggtaggtacattAGGACGAAGGCGTGCGCTGTCGGAGAAGGCCTGCTCCCACCCTTCGCCTAGCTCTCACCTATCAAGCATGTCATCTCTCCATGTGTCTACCTAGGAAGCCACTCAACGTCAAGAAATCGGGTTTGCCAGAGTTGAACAACCCAGTCAGCAGCCTCCATCGGCGTTGTCCAGTACATGAAACGTTCCGAGATAGGCAGGATCAGAGATTGCAGAGACAACGTGCTCGTTGGTGGTGCgggtcgtcgatgacgggtCAAGGTGACGTACTGATGGCCCTTGCACGGCAAAAAGTTTCCGCAGCGAGTCTCCGTACCGGTGTTACATGTGTGTTACATGGGTGTGCAGAATAGAAGAAAAACACGTTTTTCTAGAAGCTTTTGATAGAAGGAAGCACCGCGGCGAAGCCGGGACCAGCGCCGCGGGAGGAACCCGCAGCTGACGCAGGGCCGGGAGCCGCAAAGAGCACGGGAAAGTACAGAGTAAGTATTCAATGATTTGTTTGTCCAGTGGGCAAGAGAAAACGATGCATGGTTCTCTCAAGAGGGACGCCGAAGTTCATCCGCCTTGCTTTGCAACATGACGATAGGTACGGATCCAAGGAGGGGCATCCAAGGAGGGGCTACTAAGACGGGACGCGGGTTCCTGAGGCAATAGAAGGAGTGGAAAGGCCTTTGGGAATTTCGCGAACGCCGTGGGACGGGAAATCTCCAGTTTTTATTTTTTCCACCTCCGTCTTTGTGGTTTTTCCCTACTCTTCCTTGGCCCCTCACTTGCGGTGTGAAGGGCGTGCGTGCGTCCGTGTGTCAGTGAAGCCGTCCAAGTACCGAAGATTAATGGAGTCGATGACATCAAAACACCACGATCGCACGGGAACAGTGGCCAGCAACGCTCAAGATCCTTGGGCCTAGTCAATCTCGTTGTTCTCGTTGTTCTCGTTGTCTGTGGCCGACGCAGAGTCTGGACCCTGTCCCTTTGCCGTCTCATCCCGGAACGCCGTTTGGGAGTCTCTACCGCCGTCTGAAGACTCGCTATCCCCGTGCTTGCTGTCCCTTTCCATCGTCTCAACCTCAACAACCCCTGACCCGGGGACCAAAGGactccatcatcatcatcatcatcatccaaGATTTCTAAGCCAGATTTCGGAGCTTACCCACCCAGACAGACACTTATCAACAATACGTACctggcccccctccccccaatATGTCGGCCCGGCGAATCATGACGACGTATCCCGACCTTCTTCGACGTTCTGTCTGGAAAAGTTCCGCACCATGCCCCGTCCCAGATGCTCCCAAACGGCGACGCTTGAACGAAATCGCATCACAACCCGGCCAACGGGCCACCAACGCACTGCACCCCCTTGTGTCTTTCCCATCCACCTCTGACCCGCGGCATCGAGCCGCACTTACACAGTAGGGCCCTCTGAGATTTTTACAATCTATTCCCAGTTCGTTCCCGCTGTTTGGCCCCACCTATGGTGCAGtttttttctcctctcttcctcttccctgCGCGGATTCCATGTCCAGCTTCATCGTTCCTTGgacagccggcggcggcggcggcggcggcgttaATTACTTCTTTTCGCCGACAAGTTTAGGAGTTAAGATGCTTCGCGAGATGGGAGACCAAACGCTTAAAAGACGAGTGCTGCTCCCGCTTCCAAAGGTGGTTTCTCTTGCTGTCATAGACAAGTTTCTCAGTTCCCTTGTGTCAAATCATCACTTTACCGACCAGAACCCCCCTCTTCTCATAATACCACAAGCATAAACAAAATCACATAAACCACACAACATGGCCGCTACCGACTACAAGTTCGAGGGCTGGGTTGGCCTTGACGAGAAGTCGTCCGAGGGCAACATGGTCTGGCAGGAGTATGACCCTAAGCCCTGGGAGGAGACGGATGTCGACATTCAAATCACCCACTCGGGCGTCTGCGGCTCTGACATCCACGTCCTGCGCTCCGGCTGGGGCCCTGCCCCCTACCCCGTCTGCGTCGGCCACGAGATCGTCGGTGTCGCCGTCCGCGTCGGCTCCAAGGCCGAAGGCGGCATCAAGGTTGGCGACCGCGTCGGTGTCGGCGCCCAGTCCGACTCGTGCCTCGGCCGCCAGGGCGCCTGCGAGCCCTGCGAGACCAAGAAGGAGCAGTACTGCCCCAAGTCCGTCCACACCTACGGCGCCTTCCACtacaacggcggcaaggccatGGGCGGTCACTCCAAGTACCACCGCTGCCCCTCTCACTTTGTCGTCAAGATccccgacggcctcgagtCGGCCTACGCCGCGCCCATGCTGTGCGGTGGTGTCACCGTCTACTCGCCCCTCAAGATCCACGGCTGCGGTCCCGGCAAGACGGTCGGCATCAGCGgtgtcggcggcctcggccacatggccatcatgctcgccaaggccatgggCGCCGACAAGGTTGTCGGTATCTCCCGCAAGGCCGACAAGCGTGACGAGGTCCTGAAGATGGGCGCCGATGACTAcatcgccaccgccgaggagggtgaCTGGGCCAAGAAGTACGCCAACACCTTTGACATTGTCATCTCCACCGTGTCCTCGGCCAAGGTGCCCATGCAGGATTACCTCAACCTCATCAAGCTCGACGGCTCCCTCGTCCAGGTCGGCCTGCCCGACGATGGTGCCTACACCATCTCGCCCGTGCCTCTGGTCATGCGCCGCGTCAAGTTCACCGGCTCCCTGATCGGTTCCCCCCACGAGATCCGCGACATGTGGGAGCTCGCAGCCAAGAAGGGTGTCAAGCCCTGGATCCAGGTTCGCCCCATGAGCGAGGCCAACCAGGCCattgtcgacctcgaggaagGCAAGGCACGCTACCGCTACGTTCTCGAGAACTAAGCTGGGGATGCAGGTTCTCAAGATTTGAAGAATGCTGGGAGTTGTACATAGGATGAGGTTGATGACATGACTTGGGTGCATAGAAAGGGCATAGCGTTTGGTTACATTATATAGACATGGAGATAGAAAACATCTCAAGGAGCCGTAGCTCCATCTTTCACAACATATTCTTTGCTGCTTTCTGGAACGTGAGCTGACTGCAAACATGATGAGAAAAGGTCCTTCAATACTAACTAAAAGCTTTTTGAAAGAAAACAAATGTCCCAGCAAATATAATCCCCAACTGCTGATAATAATTTCGCAAAGAACGTCCCATCTTGGACAAGGTGCCTGTCCAGTTCAACGATTCCAGACTCGGGACTGGCGTGGTCCCCCGGTATGATGGGTATGATGTCACGCCGTCTCGGTGAGAAACTCACGTTTGCTTTCCACATTGCTTGGCATGTGGAGAAACTACTCCACCCTGACTACATCCCGTCGCAGTGTACTCACATGGCCCTCTCTCACTTGGGTAGACTTGGATGATGAAGGGTCTATAACCGAATCAAGCAGAGGTACAGTGAGCCAATCATGATTGACGAGTGACACTGACATAGGCTCCAACAAGGAAGCCTGATGGCGAACGAGGGCTAGGTCAAGGCTGCCTTGATAGACTCTTGATGCTAAAACCTAGCAACACCATAAGCATGAGAAGCAGGATCATCAGTATCAGCTACAAGAAGCATAATTTAGCCAGAGGCACTACTATTCAATCCCCAAAACTATTCAGTCCGTCTGGTCAACCCACATACCCCCACGCCCACGACATCTCGCCGACACTCGACGCGCCAGCCTCCCGCCGCACAatctccttcgccgccatggccgcccaCAACGACGTCGCTGCCTTCCATGAGGCCCTGCGCTCCAGTAAGcgcatcctcgccctctgcggcgccggcctctccgcctcctccggcctGCCGACCTTccgcggcgctggcggcctcTGGCGCAAGCATGACGCCACAGCCCTCGCGACCATGGCCGCCTTCCGCAAGGACCCGGCCCTCGTTTGGCTGTTTGACGCCTACCGCAGGCACATGGCGCTCAACGCGCGGCCGAACCCGGCGCACTACGCCCTGGCCGCGCTGGCGGAGAAGAACCCGGATTTCGTATGCCTGACGCAGAACGTCGATGGTGAGTATCTTTTGCGAGACCCATTCCCACTCTCGTCACTGATGGCGTCGAAGCATGGGAACCACGGGCCGGCCCGGCTGACACAAGACAGATCTCTCCCCCCGGGCAGGACACAAGACGGAGCAgctgcgccgcctccacgGCAGCTTGTTCGACATCAAATGCGCCGACCCCAAGTGCGACTACATCGACCGCAACAACACGCTCGACCCGCTGTGCCCGGCCCTCGCCCCAGCCTCGGAAGACGTGCAAGACACGTCCCAGACGCTACCGCTACTTGACCCGACCAAGAAGCTGCCGcgcatcgacgtcgtcgatctcCCGCACTGTCCGTCGTGCAAGAAGGGCCTCCTCCGCCCGGGCGTCGTCTGGTTCGGCGAGagcctcgacaaggagatGCTAGACGGCATCAACGCGTGGGTCAACGAGGGCAAGGTCGACCTCATGATTGTCGTCGGCACGTCGGCTCAAGTGTGGCCTGCCGCCGGATACATCCTCGAGGCACACAAGGCTGGCGCCCGCGTGTGCACCGTCAaccccgaggccgaggacaagGGCCAGTTGTCAAAAGTCAAACCGGGGGACTTCGCCTTCGGCAGGGATGCGGCGGAGGCACTGCCGCTGTTGCTGGAGCCGGTGATTGGGAAACTCCGAGCGGATGGGCGGGCGTATACGGAGGAGTGGAGACCGGAGTAGAGCCGTagggagggaaagggttCGGTGGAATACACGAGGGAGATCCCGGGCCCTGGCATCGGACTCATGCCAAAGCCCTGGTAGATTCTCAGCGGCGGTTGGTACACTGATGACCATGCCGTCTAGTAAAGTTGACTTCGAGCCGTGTTGTCTAGAGCGTTTGTGAGGCATGATAACAACACCTGGAACTACCTGAAATTGGCGATGACCCTTGAATGAAGCAAATTGTTGGCATCGACGGAACAGAGTTGCCATGCTAAAGCTCCGTGACCCGAATTCCTCGTTCTCATTCCTTTTCAGGCAATGGCGCATTTAACGTCGTACCAGGCCATCCCCAGACAACACGCATCTAAAAAGAACGACAACCCCCCCATTCGGACGCCCTCACTACACGACCAACAGGAAACTCTTTTGTTGTCAAGGGCTGGATGAACTACATCAGTAAAGTCGACAGTAATGAGCCAATTGCCTCAGCCATGCAAGTGTTGAAATGGCAATGATTCGAGTATGGTCAAGGGAACGCCACCGGCCGACTTCCCTTCTTCCAATGAGGGACCCGCGCGCTTATCACGTCGTCGTTGAAGACGATGGAATTTAGGCAAAAAAGATGTGGTTCACaacctcatcgccgacgtccGGGAGACCTGAGATAATGCTGCCCTCTTGCCTTGGAAGACATATACAACCATGCCGGCACCGGATGCTCCAATGTCTTGGACTCTGTCACGACATGTGGCGGCGTCAAAGCCACGAGAACCTCTTTCTCAAGTGCCCTGTCATTGGTAGTACGATACCCATTGTCACATGACCTATCTGCGTGCTCTGCGTCACCTCCTTCCCCTCAAACTCCTCAGAACCGCAACTCATCACAGACAAAGTCTCACACACATCGCAGCCCAGCTCACAAACGACGTCACCGGCCATTCAGGATGTTCATAATCTGCCCCCCAAGTCCCTCCGAAGCCCCCTCGATAGCCTCGATACACATCTCCTCCATGTCCTccaaccccctcctcccgcttCAATTCCCCACGCCggcctccctcgccgacctccaCTTGCACCTCGCCTCCAACGCCCTCGACCACCTCTCGCGCCGTCCGCCGcacatcctcgtcgcccgagccgtcgacgccgttcCCATGCCGGCGCTCTACCCCAAAGTCAAAGCCCCTTCGCCATCAAACACACCCGacagcggcaacggcagcggTACTGTCGTCGCTTCCTTTGCGAAATGGGATATCGTCCGACCTCACCGTCATCGAAACCCACCGGCGTGCCCCCCTTCGTCCCCTCACCCGCCTCCGTTGTTGAAGCCGGCTCTCGGTTCGCAACGCTTAGAACCGGGGAGGGTCTCAAAGGGTGCGTGGCAGGAGCTCAATGGGGGCGATGCTCCTCTTTGGCGCCAGCACCACCATCAAgaagcggaggaggcggaggcggaggcgaaaaccgagaaggaggacggcCAAAACGAGAAgcaacgagaagaagaagatgaagaagaagagtgGCCCGCCTCGGCGAATCGAGAGTATCTCACCGCCTACTCCTCCGCTGCATCGACAGCACGCAGGGAGGCAATGGGTTCGCGGCCTTTTCTCCGTAAGTTGATTCCGGTCCTTTCTTTAATCGTTGCAATTGTACACCATATTCCCCGAATCCGCTGGTCTCCCGTTTTGCGAAAATAGCATCTCCCCTAGGCGTTGCCGGCCTGCTCCCCtccaccatccatcccgGTATTTCCCATTACGTGAAATTTTCGGGAGAAATCGCGTCTTTTGACAACCCTCCGCCCATTCCCCGTCATGATCAGTATCCATATCTAGCCTGCCCAGTgcccacccccctccccccgggaGCGCCGCCGGTGTCGTGTTTGCCTGTTTAATATCCATGGCGTAACCCAAACCAGGCGGTCGGCTCCGACCTCGGTGTTTGCAAGCATATGTGGGCCTAATACTACCTCCGACTGAGGGATTCCCGAAAGAGCCAGATCCCAGAACACCGGCCGGTTTTGTTCCCGCTTCTAGAACGCTCAGATTGCTAATTGTCATTTCGGTGACATCTCCGCGGGAGCCGCATTTGCTGTTGTTCCCATTCCCAATATCACTTACGGATGGATGCTTACAACCCACTCACTACTCAAGGGTTGCTTAGGTTGGACCCGATTGCTGACATATCATGGGTCTCCCCTGCCGGACCGGCTCCGCTGGCACTTCTGGTGTCCGGCGCCGGGAGGCCGGAGATGCCCGACAGGCTCATTAGATCTTACATTCATATGTACCGACCTTCGGTTCCGAGGCCACGGCGTGGGGACGTTGCTGATGAGAGCTGTTACGGAGGTGGCAAAGACCGAGGGGCTCCCCGTGTTCCTGGAAAGCACGATAGACGCCGTGCCGTTCTATGAAAAGTTGGGGTTTGTGAGGGTCGGGGGTTTCCGGATGAGTATACCGGTTGACGGTCCACCGAGTCCGAAGGAGGGGTTCTATGAAGAGGTTTGTATGCTTCTTGAACAAGAGTCCACGTAGGTCGGCGGACTGTCCAATTCCATAGCGTCCctggaaaaaaaaaagaagaagaaaaaacacTGGATGGCTGCGTGCGACATACATCCAGGCAGAAGCAGCGAGGATCGGATGATACAACTTTGCGAGAGATCAAGATCCAGGGCGGACTCTGTTATTTTGCCAAGCTCAGGGGCTGCCGCGGTCCTGCAAAATCCAGCAACTATGCAACTAAAAGTGTATCATGGTCGGGATATCGAGGCCTGCCCAGACTGCTCTAAGCAAATGATTTCGGTCTTTTTCCTTCGTTGCTTTCGCATCCTGGAAAATCATCTGCTCGCGCGTCGAAAAGAGACCGAGTAGAGTCGGTCAAACATGCCtatgccgtcgtcgacgcaCCACGGGATTTGATGACCAATCGCAAGCCTAAGATCAACTAGAGACAGACACCTTGTCTCGGATGTCGTTGCTCACCGGCTACGGGTTGACATTAGTGCCGTGTAGGAGCAGGGTGGTGATAGCCATCCAAGTAACAGCCGTTGCCTTCGTAAAGTGCGCTTGTCGCATTCACCAGTTTATTGCGATTCTCTTTCGAGGCGCTGCAGCGGCTTTACAATATCGTATTTGACCGGGGACGCTCATTGCAGCAACCGGCACGCGCAGGTATACCGTGCCGAGCACACCCACCCATATGATATATCGACCATGATGATCGCCAGTAGGAGAGGTGGTATCCCAAACTGATAATTGCAAACCCCAAAACTAGCCTAGGCCACTTGCAGCGTCACTTGCGGCAGCGCAGGTCATGCCGTAACACATGTGAACTGTTGTCAGGGCTCTGAATATACCATTTCTCGCATCGGGGCATCGAACCAAGTAAGGTAGAGGAAGAGCTCGGTAATATCTTCGCCAGGTGGCAGGTCGCCGCTTCAGGGAAACGGCCAATTGATGACTCGATGTCAAACTTGGCAGGAGCTCGTACGCCTGCCGTACCGCCGACGGCCCCCGGAAACGCTAGCGATAGAGCCGCCGGGCTGGCATCGTGAACCTAGCGGAATTTGGAACTCAATGA
Protein-coding sequences here:
- a CDS encoding Putative Sirtuin family, DHS-like NAD/FAD-binding domain superfamily, with translation MRSRIISISYKKHNLARGTTIQSPKLFSPSGQPTYPHAHDISPTLDAPASRRTISFAAMAAHNDVAAFHEALRSSKRILALCGAGLSASSGLPTFRGAGGLWRKHDATALATMAAFRKDPALVWLFDAYRRHMALNARPNPAHYALAALAEKNPDFVCLTQNVDDLSPRAGHKTEQLRRLHGSLFDIKCADPKCDYIDRNNTLDPLCPALAPASEDVQDTSQTLPLLDPTKKLPRIDVVDLPHCPSCKKGLLRPGVVWFGESLDKEMLDGINAWVNEGKVDLMIVVGTSAQVWPAAGYILEAHKAGARVCTVNPEAEDKGQLSKVKPGDFAFGRDAAEALPLLLEPVIGKLRADGRAYTEEWRPE
- a CDS encoding Putative GNAT domain, acyl-CoA N-acyltransferase, giving the protein MFIICPPSPSEAPSIASIHISSMSSNPLLPLQFPTPASLADLHLHLASNALDHLSRRPPHILVARAVDAVPMPALYPKVKAPSPSNTPDSGNGSGTVVASFAKWDIVRPHRHRNPPACPPSSPHPPPLLKPALGSQRLEPGRVSKGAWQELNGGDAPLWRQHHHQEAEEAEAEAKTEKEDGQNEKQREEEDEEEEWPASANREYLTAYSSAASTARREAMGSRPFLHLTFICTDLRFRGHGVGTLLMRAVTEVAKTEGLPVFLESTIDAVPFYEKLGFVRVGGFRMSIPVDGPPSPKEGFYEEVCMLLEQEST
- a CDS encoding Putative alcohol dehydrogenase, zinc-type, GroES-like superfamily, NAD(P)-binding domain superfamily, with translation MAATDYKFEGWVGLDEKSSEGNMVWQEYDPKPWEETDVDIQITHSGVCGSDIHVLRSGWGPAPYPVCVGHEIVGVAVRVGSKAEGGIKVGDRVGVGAQSDSCLGRQGACEPCETKKEQYCPKSVHTYGAFHYNGGKAMGGHSKYHRCPSHFVVKIPDGLESAYAAPMLCGGVTVYSPLKIHGCGPGKTVGISGVGGLGHMAIMLAKAMGADKVVGISRKADKRDEVLKMGADDYIATAEEGDWAKKYANTFDIVISTVSSAKVPMQDYLNLIKLDGSLVQVGLPDDGAYTISPVPLVMRRVKFTGSLIGSPHEIRDMWELAAKKGVKPWIQVRPMSEANQAIVDLEEGKARYRYVLEN